The Ananas comosus cultivar F153 linkage group 2, ASM154086v1, whole genome shotgun sequence genome contains a region encoding:
- the LOC109728083 gene encoding U1 small nuclear ribonucleoprotein 70 kDa-like — protein sequence MDRKKRRGRSSASASASASEAEWDEMALAKAAAWAWHQRGSIHDGRAPRPHEPSSALRREEIPASAARLDLALRSLRDRVHHQGARAPHRGERRRRRGGAEGGGGRPEGDEESRRRRRRRRRAVSGAPRGDDMRGDGGGGGGDGVGGAAAALEDRVK from the coding sequence ATGGATCGGAAGAAGCGAAGGGGGAggtcgtcggcgtcggcgtcggcgtcggcgtcggagGCGGAGTGGGACGAGATGGCGCTGGCGAAGGCCGCGGCGTGGGCCTGGCACCAGCGGGGCTCCATCCACGACGGGCGCGCGCCGCGCCCCCACGAGCCCTCCTCCGCCCTCCGGCGGGAAGAAAtccccgcctccgccgcgcgGCTCGATCTCGCTCTTCGATCTCTACGAGATCGAGTGCATCACCAGGGAGCTCGAGCGCCTCATCGCGGCGagcgccggcggcggaggggcgGCGCCGAAGGAGGCGGCGGACGGCCGGAGGGCGACGAGGAgagccggcggcggcggcggcggcggaggagggcggtgTCTGGGGCGCCACGCGGCGACGATATGCGGGGCGatggcggaggcggtggaggcgACGGCGTTGGTGGGGCAGCGGCGGCGCTCGAAGATCGTGTAAAATAA